Proteins from a single region of Bombus pascuorum chromosome 5, iyBomPasc1.1, whole genome shotgun sequence:
- the LOC132907456 gene encoding uncharacterized protein LOC132907456, whose product MHEGLMATGFVKWWRARFLAGYRPFSVVGNTEGSDSEELLGGVSAPRSGSPPESQPILLETEAPQVAVDASTSPTPATGNDEQPSASTTKQLSFEEFECDVSVAEGDRRRQEFSFTLYDFDGHGKITKDDIAGLVTTIYDTLGASIQVPPCGSKTIKVKLTVSPDQRTSQTRSAGGCLNASTQPAAATSFSGNSSCCHLKHASCNNAGTHTGTHGLRRVPRRRRVPRHRCQNEEKEVDTHSEDDGENARTNRIKQEELRKRVGPVPHLPSPYSNSSEGDISDDSDVSPAVSPLTPLLTTNQRKRSGALQRQQLLEIIQANMEKNNLSFHTSRKRHQNEQLRIPSQAPHVETSPHYNQDCRSPSESRPTATAYHKPTREKPQGFTSFSKVPAKHRGNLRKTRAHYGLQRNNTTVQPPRAYVQPQVLPRNVINPNVYVDQQTTAPANANRNGSNLLSNNQHPINQTPTNNHNVQRNETQFGQTPQQCGKSSKKHQLKHATREQDQARAMVQVVRWLEREFSQNAAASSGRKHVHEHIHHHYHHYHTEALV is encoded by the exons ATGCATGAGGGTCTCATGGCTACTGGATTCGTAAAGTGGTGGCGGGCAAGGTTCCTCGCTGGCTATAGACCCTTTTCTG TGGTTGGTAATACGGAAGGCAGCGACTCGGAGGAACTTCTTGGCGGTGTCTCGGCACCTCGTAGCGGTTCGCCACCGGAATCCCAACCAATTCTATTAGAAACAGAGGCACCACAGGTCGCGGTTGACGCTTCCACAAGTCCTACGCCGGCCACCGGAAATGACGAGCAGCCGAGTGCCAGTACAACGAAGCAACTCAGTTTCGAG GAATTCGAATGCGACGTTTCGGTAGCGGAGGGTGACCGAAGACGGCAAGAATTCTCATTCACCCTATACGATTTCGACGGCCACGGGAAGATAACAAAGGACGACATAGCCGGCCTGGTTACTACCATTTACGATACTCTGGGCGCTTCTATCCAGGTACCACCGTGCGGCAGTAAGACGATTAAGGTGAAATTGACTGTGTCGCCAGATCAGAGAACCAGCCAGACACGATCGGCTGGTGGCTGTTTGAACGCGTCCACGCAGCCGGCTGCTGCTACGAGCTTTTCCGGAAATTCGTCCTGCTGCCATTTAAAGCACGCGTCCTGCAACAATGCCGGGACCCATACTGGCACGCATGGTTTACGTAGAGTTCCTAGAAGGAGAAGGGTGCCACGACACCGTTGCCAG AATGAAGAGAAGGAGGTGGATACCCACAGCGAGGATGACGGTGAAAACGCACGAACAAATCGAATAAAGCAGGAGGAATTACGCAAAAGGGTGGGGCCCGTGCCTCATTTACCATCACCCTATTCCAATAGCTCCGAGGGTGATATTAGCGATGACAGTGATGTTTCTCCCGCAGTTTCCCCCTTGACGCCACTTCTCACGACTAATCAGCGAAAACGCAGTGGTGCCCTACAAAGGCAACAGCTCTTGGAAATTATTCAGGCGAACATGGAAAAGAATAATCTCAGTTTTCATACATCAAG GAAACGACATCAGAACGAGCAACTGCGCATTCCATCCCAAGCCCCACATGTCGAGACTTCGCCTCACTACAATCAAGATTGTCGTTCACCATCGGAATCTCGGCCCACGGCGACAGCTTACCATAAGCCCACTCGGGAAAAGCCTCAGGGTTTCACATCGTTCTCCAAGGTACCTGCGAAGCATAGGGGGAATCTGAGGAAGACGCGAGCACACTACGGACTTCAGAGGAATAACACGACGGTGCAACCGCCACGAGCATACGTTCAACCTCAAGTTTTACCGAGAAATGTGATCAACCCGAACGTCTACGTAGATCAACAAACCACTGCGCCAGCTAACGCGAATCGTAATGGCAGCAATCTACTATCGAACAATCAGCACCCTATTAATCAAACTCCGACCAACAATCATAACGTTCAGCGTAACGAGACACAGTTTGGTCAAACGCCTCAACAGTGTGGTAAGTCGAGCAAGAAACATCAACTGAAGCATGCGACCAGGGAACAGGATCAGGCCAGAGCTATGGTCCAAGTCGTTCGTTGGTTGGAACGAGAATTTTCGCAGAACGCTGCTGCGAGCTCCGGTAGGAAGCACGTTCACGAACATATTCATCATCATTACCATCATTACCACACGGAGGCGCTTGTTTGA